One window of Cohnella hashimotonis genomic DNA carries:
- a CDS encoding autorepressor SdpR family transcription factor: MNDTFKALSDPTRRKILQLLKDKDLSAGEIASHFDISKPSISHHLGILKQARLVQDERQGQNMIYSINLSVMQEAMGWFLGMIGSKGGSS, encoded by the coding sequence ATGAACGACACCTTCAAAGCGTTGTCCGATCCGACTCGGAGAAAAATCCTCCAATTGCTTAAAGATAAGGATCTTAGCGCGGGGGAAATTGCCAGTCATTTTGATATATCCAAGCCCAGCATCTCTCATCACCTCGGCATTTTGAAGCAAGCCCGTCTCGTTCAGGATGAGCGGCAAGGCCAGAATATGATTTATTCCATCAATTTGTCCGTCATGCAGGAGGCCATGGGCTGGTTTCTCGGCATGATCGGATCCAAAGGAGGTTCTTCCTAA
- a CDS encoding spore coat protein, which translates to MNPIIEHMTGLHTLTDDVIAMDFLMNAKSGVRNYAMAVTECATPEIKQMLIKQLDEAIDCHEKITNYMMERGLYHPYHMPEQVQLDLKNIETAMNIPS; encoded by the coding sequence ATGAACCCAATAATAGAACATATGACAGGGCTTCATACGCTGACGGACGACGTGATCGCGATGGATTTTCTGATGAACGCCAAGAGCGGCGTCAGAAACTACGCCATGGCCGTAACCGAATGCGCCACCCCCGAAATCAAGCAAATGTTGATAAAACAGCTCGACGAAGCGATCGACTGCCATGAAAAGATAACAAACTACATGATGGAGCGGGGCCTGTATCACCCCTATCATATGCCAGAGCAGGTCCAGCTCGATCTGAAAAACATAGAGACGGCAATGAACATTCCGTCCTGA
- a CDS encoding zinc-dependent alcohol dehydrogenase, which yields MKAVTYQGIKNVVVKEVPDPKIEKTDDMIVKITSSAICGSDLHLIHGMIPNLQENYVIGHEPMGIVEEVGPGVTKVKKGDRVIIPFNIACGECFFCKNQLESQCDNSNEHGDMGAYFGYSGTTGGYPGGQAEYLRVPFANFTHFKIPENCEQPDEKLSLIADAMTTAFWSVDNASVKTGDTVIVLGCGPVGLLAQKFCWLKGAKRVIAVDYVDYRLQHAKRTNHVEIVNFEQDQNIGNHLKEMTKGGADVVIDAVGMDGKMSDLEYLASGLKLQGGTMSAFVIASQAVRKGGTIQVTGVYGGRYNGFPLGDIMQRNVNIRSGQAPVIHYMPYMYELVTSGKVDPGDIVTHVIPLSEAKQGYEKFDTKTDNCIKVILKP from the coding sequence ATGAAGGCGGTAACGTATCAAGGGATTAAAAATGTCGTGGTCAAAGAGGTGCCGGATCCGAAGATCGAGAAAACGGACGATATGATCGTAAAGATCACCAGTTCCGCCATTTGCGGTTCGGACCTTCACCTCATTCACGGGATGATCCCCAACCTTCAGGAAAACTATGTCATCGGGCATGAACCGATGGGGATCGTAGAAGAAGTAGGCCCTGGCGTGACCAAGGTAAAGAAAGGCGACCGCGTGATCATCCCGTTCAACATTGCATGCGGAGAATGCTTTTTTTGCAAAAATCAGCTGGAAAGCCAATGCGACAATTCGAACGAACACGGGGATATGGGCGCCTATTTCGGCTACTCCGGGACGACCGGCGGATATCCTGGCGGGCAGGCCGAGTACTTACGCGTACCGTTTGCGAATTTTACCCACTTCAAGATTCCCGAAAACTGCGAACAACCCGACGAAAAGCTTAGCTTGATCGCCGATGCCATGACGACGGCATTCTGGAGCGTCGATAACGCCAGCGTCAAGACTGGAGATACGGTCATCGTGCTCGGCTGCGGCCCGGTCGGACTTCTCGCCCAGAAATTCTGCTGGCTTAAAGGCGCAAAGCGGGTCATTGCCGTCGATTATGTCGACTATCGCTTGCAGCATGCGAAGCGAACGAACCATGTGGAGATCGTCAACTTCGAACAGGATCAGAATATCGGCAACCATCTCAAGGAAATGACCAAGGGCGGCGCCGATGTCGTGATCGATGCGGTAGGCATGGACGGCAAGATGAGCGATCTTGAATATCTGGCCAGCGGTTTGAAGCTGCAAGGCGGCACCATGAGCGCGTTTGTCATTGCGTCTCAGGCTGTCCGCAAAGGCGGGACCATCCAGGTCACCGGCGTATACGGCGGACGCTATAACGGATTCCCGCTCGGCGACATCATGCAGCGCAACGTGAATATCCGTTCCGGGCAAGCCCCGGTCATTCACTACATGCCGTATATGTACGAGCTGGTTACGTCGGGCAAAGTAGACCCCGGAGACATTGTTACGCACGTCATTCCGCTTAGCGAAGCCAAGCAAGGCTATGAGAAGTTCGATACGAAAACGGACAATTGCATTAAAGTCATCTTGAAGCCCTGA
- a CDS encoding spore coat protein yields the protein MNTDYLDPINSLNMPEMADMTFAMDFLLRAKEGVRNLSVALTETASPDVRALLRNHLKQGIALHQEITELMIRKKWFHPYELNEQYQLDQLSAKNTAMIAQMNLFPGDTSRKGMFDRTPDEHIGGHKA from the coding sequence ATGAATACGGATTATTTAGACCCGATTAATTCGTTAAATATGCCGGAAATGGCGGATATGACTTTCGCAATGGATTTCCTTCTTCGCGCCAAGGAAGGCGTGAGAAATTTGTCCGTCGCCCTGACGGAGACCGCTTCTCCGGATGTGAGAGCGCTGCTGCGCAATCATCTTAAGCAAGGGATTGCGCTGCACCAGGAAATCACGGAGCTCATGATTCGCAAAAAATGGTTCCATCCTTACGAGCTGAACGAACAGTATCAACTCGACCAGCTTTCGGCGAAAAATACGGCGATGATCGCGCAGATGAATTTGTTCCCGGGTGATACGTCGCGTAAAGGGATGTTCGATCGTACCCCAGATGAACATATTGGAGGACATAAAGCATGA
- a CDS encoding spore gernimation protein GerQ encodes MNATTLAPHESMELHEALNFKTLCVAKSKLMQGLVFDQELKALMQKDVIQSTQQIAELQAIYARVPFQAPVPNSPTPITH; translated from the coding sequence ATGAATGCAACCACGCTAGCGCCGCACGAATCGATGGAACTGCATGAAGCGTTAAACTTTAAAACGCTCTGCGTCGCTAAGTCAAAACTGATGCAAGGCCTGGTCTTTGACCAAGAGCTGAAAGCGTTGATGCAGAAAGACGTCATTCAATCCACGCAACAGATCGCCGAGCTGCAAGCCATCTACGCAAGAGTTCCTTTCCAAGCGCCTGTTCCGAATAGCCCCACACCTATCACTCATTAA
- a CDS encoding L-dopachrome tautomerase-related protein produces the protein MQVMLPSERYFGELEAVFLFNGAMPTGVAVSEAGRIFICFPKWGDDVQFTVAEIVQDTLVPYPSLEANAVSPLNITTSFISVQSAFADGKGTLWVLDTGAPNFSEPIKGGAKLVAVDLNSNTIRRVYTFTEDVVLPTTYLNDVRFDFRVGQAGYAYITDSSSRGPGAIIVVDLESGYAWRRLNGACATSPDLFFLPKVEGQILMNRNKDGSTSPFRLASDGIAISPDGKMLYFCPLSSRHLYAISTDALRDRAIPDMNLQYHVKYWGEKGASDGMITDAKGNVYAGDYENNSIRKILPNGIMETIAHDPTILWPDTFSIGPDRYLYFIVNQLHRQPRFHYGNDLRQKPYILLRMKIDEPAAPAF, from the coding sequence ATACAAGTGATGTTACCTAGTGAAAGGTACTTTGGTGAGTTGGAGGCGGTTTTTTTATTTAACGGAGCCATGCCTACAGGCGTTGCCGTTTCTGAAGCCGGGCGTATTTTCATTTGCTTTCCGAAATGGGGAGACGACGTTCAATTTACGGTGGCTGAAATCGTCCAAGATACCTTAGTGCCTTATCCTAGTTTGGAAGCTAATGCGGTAAGCCCATTGAACATAACTACGTCCTTTATTAGTGTCCAAAGTGCCTTTGCTGACGGAAAAGGTACGCTCTGGGTACTGGATACAGGTGCTCCTAATTTCTCGGAACCCATCAAAGGGGGAGCAAAGTTAGTCGCGGTCGATTTAAATTCAAATACAATAAGACGTGTATATACATTTACGGAAGATGTTGTCCTGCCGACCACTTATCTGAATGATGTCCGATTTGATTTTCGTGTCGGTCAAGCAGGTTATGCTTACATAACGGATTCGTCTTCCCGAGGGCCAGGAGCCATTATTGTCGTTGATTTAGAATCCGGTTATGCCTGGAGACGGTTAAACGGAGCCTGCGCGACTTCGCCCGATCTCTTTTTCTTACCGAAAGTGGAAGGCCAAATTCTGATGAATAGAAACAAGGACGGATCTACTTCGCCTTTTAGATTGGCATCCGATGGTATAGCGATTTCCCCGGACGGCAAGATGTTGTATTTTTGTCCGCTCTCCAGTCGTCATCTGTACGCCATTTCAACGGACGCTTTAAGAGACCGAGCGATACCGGATATGAATTTACAGTATCACGTGAAGTATTGGGGAGAAAAGGGCGCTTCGGATGGAATGATCACCGATGCCAAAGGAAACGTTTACGCTGGAGACTATGAAAACAATAGTATCCGAAAGATATTGCCGAATGGAATCATGGAAACCATCGCTCACGATCCGACAATTTTATGGCCGGATACTTTTTCTATCGGTCCGGATCGATACTTATATTTCATCGTAAACCAATTACATCGGCAGCCCAGATTTCATTATGGAAATGACCTGCGGCAGAAGCCTTATATTTTACTCCGTATGAAAATAGACGAACCAGCCGCGCCTGCCTTTTAG
- a CDS encoding TetR/AcrR family transcriptional regulator produces MAKSDFTSVNRKAEIISAAIEVFAEVGYYRATTAQVAQRANISQPYVFKFFSTKELLLLSAVEASWSRVVQSFRQVVEKTSPELLEATLIQEYEHIQAMHHNEMLLQMQAQTIQEEAIQQSMRNGFKEVREMVLAAFQEAGIEKAEERTMLFLARGLLCNVAVALNMPELMKG; encoded by the coding sequence TTGGCTAAATCTGATTTTACGTCCGTTAATCGCAAAGCGGAGATTATTTCCGCGGCGATCGAGGTATTCGCCGAAGTCGGCTATTACCGGGCTACGACGGCACAGGTGGCACAGCGGGCGAACATTTCACAGCCCTACGTTTTCAAGTTTTTCTCGACGAAAGAACTTCTGTTGCTCAGCGCGGTGGAAGCCTCGTGGTCCAGAGTGGTCCAATCGTTCCGTCAGGTGGTAGAGAAAACGTCGCCGGAATTGTTGGAGGCAACTCTCATTCAAGAATACGAGCACATTCAGGCGATGCACCATAACGAGATGTTACTGCAGATGCAGGCGCAGACGATTCAGGAGGAAGCGATCCAGCAGTCGATGAGGAACGGCTTTAAGGAAGTCCGCGAAATGGTGCTGGCCGCATTCCAAGAAGCCGGTATCGAGAAGGCCGAAGAGCGGACGATGCTGTTTCTTGCGCGAGGCTTACTATGTAACGTCGCTGTTGCGCTAAATATGCCCGAATTAATGAAGGGATGA